The sequence below is a genomic window from Ignavibacteriota bacterium.
CATATTTTTGTGCTACATTCCTGCGATATAGTTCATTATATTTATAGTGAATGATTTCATCATGCTCATCATAAAAGGCAGAATTAAAATCATAACAATAAAAACACTTAATAACTTTGGTACAAAAGTCAGTGTCTGCTCCGAAATAGATGTAGCAGCCTGAAATATTGATATTGAAAGTCCAATTATCAATGATACCATCAAAAGTGGTCCTACCAACAAAATTACATGATAGAAAGCGTCTCTGATTATTTGAATTACGAATTGATCTGTTAACATTTTTTATTAAACCCTAATTTGTTATACTCTTGACTAATGAATCAATTATAAGATACCAACCATCTACCAAAATAAAAAGAAGTATTTTTATTGGTAATGATATAAGCTGGGGAGGCAATAGAAACATACCAAGCGACATTAGTGTACTTGCAATAACCATATCCAAAACCAAAAACGGTATGAACAGCATAAATCCAATTTGGAATGCAACTCTGATTTCACTTATTGAATACGCCGGAATCAGTGCCCAA
It includes:
- the fliQ gene encoding flagellar biosynthesis protein FliQ, translating into MLTDQFVIQIIRDAFYHVILLVGPLLMVSLIIGLSISIFQAATSISEQTLTFVPKLLSVFIVMILILPFMMSMMKSFTINIMNYIAGM